ctccttctcattttctaaaaaaaatgtgttcatacacacaaagtgtaggcaaatgctagtatatATAAGATAAAGAAAATAGACGTGGTTTAATGGTAATTTCATGCCTATGTGATTCTGTCTCCATGGCCAATAGTGATTTTAGACTTTAAGAACTTGTTTGAAAGTACTTAGCTAAAAGTATTTATGGTGAAAGACTGAAAGTACTTTTGGAACTTATTCTTAGTTGCCAAAGTATCTTGGAAAAACATTTGACATAACTGGTGCTTTTTccagaaagcacttcaagtgcttttggaatttaaagtcattttctctaaaaaagtTTCCagacattttaaaagcacttccaaacgagtctataatcttaacaaaaaaaacatatttgctAATACTCATTAAAAGTGCTTTCTCATtctccaaaagcactttttagGTCATTAAAACACACTTGAATTCAGTAAAAAACTAGTTCGTTTGGATTGATTTTATAACGAAGACATGTTCATAactgttatttaaaaaaaaaaaattttatcgAACATAATCATAATACAATACATACATGATGTATGTATTACACTTCaagttcaaagttcaaaccataTCACAGGGCATAATGTTTTTCCACCTCGAAATCATGACTGCAACTCCCACAACTCTGAACCTTCGCCTAGTCAAAACTTACACTTGTTTCACATCTCTGAGCCTTCTGTTAATTAAACCGCACCGCTCCTCTTCTTCAACCTCGGCCCTTTGATATCTCCGCGAACGCCTAAGCTGGCGGTAAAGGACCCGATAGAGGTAAGGGACTACGCCGGTGTATAAGTCCTTTGCTTCCCTCTGCATTCCTAACTCTACTCAAATCTGAATAGGCAAATAGTGTTTCATTCAATTGGTTGCTTGTAAGCATTTTATATGAGCACAACTCAAGGCAGAGGGACATTCATGCACGCACGTCCCTTCCCTTGTATAAATAATGGACAACGAGCCGGCTGCTTGCCTGTTGGTTTGCAACAGActttctaattatatatatCGACACAGCCGGATGAGCGAACCACACATCAAGCAACTGATCACAAGTGGGGTCCCGCAGTGCATCAACAGCTGATAGCCGCCCTTGAGAGCACGGCGGCGGCCGTTGCTTAGCGCAACTCCGAATTAAATTGCAAAAGATGACAGAAGTAACAAAGAGAGCTCATATAATATTCCACAACATGCCTAACAAAGCAGCAGGTAGTTTGAGGTACAATGTAGACCCAGTTTGACAACAAACATTAAAACCGCCTTGACTAATACATGAGAAACTACATAAACAAAACTTGAACAGTTTAAAGAAATAGAAATAACCATATTCACAGAAAAGATCGTATCATCCTAAGAGCAATGAAATTTTTTCGTCCAATAACTCTACATATCCGATGAGTTCATCAGACATTTCATGGAAATGCACGGGAACAACTCCTTTCGATAGCAGATCACCTTTCTCCTCTTCAATCCAATTTTGAAAGAGAAGCTCATCTCAGCTAAGAAGCTGACAATACAGAAACTCGGTGCTTCCAAACAACTGGCAATCATAACAGCGGCTGAGGTGTGTTGTCAATGCTGCACCGGTACTAGGAACAAAGGTTAAACTGACATGACAGAATCTGCTGAGTAATCTTCTGAAACCACCTACGCCACATCACGAGCTGACATCGGAGAAAGCCCAAACCTCTCACATCAAGCAGATCCAGAGGTACACACAATGAAGCAGCATCAGTATATTACAGGACATTTAAGGTGGCGTTTGACAGCAGCACCTTCAATTGACTTAATTGTACATGATACCATCCTAGATGCAACAACGCACATCTTGAAACTTCCAAGGATAAAAAATAATCTTGAAGTCCACTTAAAAGTTGAACTAGAACCTTAAAACCATACTAAAACAAGGCAAAGGGCTATCAAATTCCTTGTAGTTGTAATCAATTCTGCTTATTCACACAATCCAAGTCAGGGCATCGCCTTCACCTCCAATGCCCTGCAAAATTGTGAACATATGAGAGATTCCCGCATTGAGAGATATTTGTGGATAGGCATACAGGACTCAGCAAAGATTTCTTAGATATATCAAACAGAACCAGATTCAGCGTTCCCCGAATCAGCCTTGGAACCATCACTAGATGCTTGAGGAATGCTCTTTTCACACCACCTTGCATCAGATGCGACTTCTGAAGCCACATACGATTTGTTTTTTGCCTCACAATCAAGTTGAATATTCAAATCACAATTATTGGGCAAAGAACTCTCATTAGCACCACAGAAACTGGAATCTTGATTTCCATTAACTTCCTCAGCAGGGTTCTCGGCGAAAGTTTCTTCAGAAGAAGGAATAGGCTGAAGACAGGGAGCATCAACATTCTCTTCATGGGAATCATCCAGCACTGGTTCGTCTTCTATTGCTGGAGCCTCACCAGGACCCTGAGAGGTAGACTGCATTTTATCTTCAACAGGAGAATCCAGCGCCGGCTCATCTTCTTCTGCCGGAGCCTCACCAGGGCCGCGAGAGGTAGACTGAGTTTTATCTTCAACAGGAGAATCCAGCACTGGCTTATCTCCTGTTGCTGTCTCTTGGGTTGTATCAATAGGGCATTCCTTGTCCAAAGTAGATCCAGGTAATTCGGCCCCAAAAAGAGAGTCAGAAGATACACTCCTCTCAGTGGAATCTAAATTTTTAAGTTCATCAGAACCATCTAAAGAACCACTCATCACAGGAGTATCATTTAAGGAGACACCGAGACATCGAGAACCAGAAACCATAGCAGTACCTTCATCAAATGTTTCATTTATGTGAGGCAAACTGGTTTCATCAGATCCACGAGGATCAATACTAGCAGGTGAACCACTATCTGATTTGCTTCCACTCCCATGCTTTATTAAATCTTTGCCTTTGCATTCTAATTGCTTTAAGCCTGTTGCAAGGGAAAATACAGGGAAAAGGAAAATTGATGTCAGAGAGCAGGCTAATATTGTGATTAAGGAAGAGCAAAATACAAGTTTAAAAGAAAACCTGGGTCTGCTGTCACGTTCCCCTCATTGCCTTGATCCACTAGCAACTTCTGTAGCATGTCTATACCAGGGAATACTAGCATATTCATTGACCTCATTTCTTGCTTGAATGATTCCTCAACAGgaataaaaccaaaaacttcTGTCCATGTATGCATGAGTTCAGCAATTGCAGGGATAACCAATTTCTCAACCTTGAGAGAGCACAGAGCCTTCAAAATAGAGAGAACAAGACCAATCAAAAGCCATTTACAAAACACAGCAGGTAAGACCACAACCGAGAGCCGGAATCAATTTGAATATTATTTTTGGGAAAGTAAAATTACAGAAAGAGCACGGCTCACATAGCTTACCGATTCAATGGCACAAAAAAGCCGGCGGCACATCCCTTGTCGCCTATATATGTGGCGAGTTCCTATGTATGGCATCTCTGCTAACTTTGTACCATGAAACCTAACCAGAAGCAGAGTAGATATTTTATAAGAATTTGCTTTCATGATAAACCGAAAAGCTAACCATAGATTGCCATAACCAATTTGGGGTCATATAACCCATGGCCCATGACTCTTTGGAGAAACTGAAAGAAAAGATGAACTGGGCCAATCCAATAATCAATAGAAGTAAAAAAGCAAACACGCAgcccaagaaaatgaaaaaatgaatATTTTACAACTAAGATATAAAAAGCTATCAAATATGAGAATATACCTGATTGATGCAGCAGAAATTATTTCATCGCCTCTCTCTAAAATAGCAGTGTAGAAGCCACTGTAGTTCAGCCGATTGAAGTTTGATCTAAGAAGAAAATGGGCCAAAACAATTCATTAGCCAAATATCCAACAGCTTATCGTATACgcaaaaaaaatcatctaaacAGCGTACTTGTACCGAGTTtgcaatttttaattaatctcAGCACTTTACTATTTGTAAATGTAACACAACACAAGATACACAGACATTTATCTTGTATTTCAAAAACTAAAGACCCCCACCTTCAACCTGGTGTGTCAAGGTCCAGGAAAGATAACCAGGTCTTATTTACGAAAATTACATGGTTGAAAAGCAAACTTTATCAACTGTCAACTAAATCAACAACAATGGAGATCAGCACTTACCCACAATTATAAAGAACATTATGAATTAAATTGATGCCGCTCCTCCTGTCAACAATAGGCAAAAAGCATTCATCCATAACAGTCAAAGCAACAGCAAGCTTAGAATTGCATTCGATCCTCTGCGGGAACCCTTCATCTTCATCAGTTCTATGAACAAGTGTCCATGAAAATCCTGCTTCTAGTTCATGTTTGACCCCAAGATACTTCTTCAAATTCTCAAAGAgctaaagaaaaacaaaattaaagttaaacagTGAATTAAAAAGAGAACAAAAGTTACAAGAGGTTGCATGGGAAGAAAAATGTCATTAGTACATCAATCTAATACATATGAGATTTTGTTAAGGAAAAAGGTCATAACAGGAAAATAATAACACGATTATTTCACAAACGATTTACCAACATTTACAGTTTTATAACACTTCATAACTTGACATTTAggtattgataaaaaaaaattaacactttgcttaatttaaaaaatgccTTCATGACTGACGAGGATGAAAATGTCAATATCCATGGAAATACTGATCATTCATATCTGCAGAAATATTGACATTGATGGAAACATCGGTAACAAAAACAAGGAgaaatttctttaaaatatgAAAGTAGTGAATAAACTTTAAGATCGATGAAGCATCAATTTAGGTATTACCCCCAACTGGACATTATTAGTTTATAATTTCATATCTAAGAACTTCGATACTTACAGTCAGACCTCATGTGCATACatatcaagaaaataaaatttctgaAACCACAAATGAAGTGATACCTCTCTGCATTTCTGCCCACAGAATGAAGAGTCTAAACTAGGAGGATCAGCAGGACTACCATCCATCTCCTGACAGCATGATATGTGACCTGCAAAAGCAGAAAATCATATTTCAAGCAGTGCATCTGAAAGCAgtggaaagaaataaaaaaaccatatgTGCAGACGCCAAGAATTTCAAAAGCAAGGAAACAAATGATGAGTACATTTTTTCCCACAGAGGCAGCAAGTGAGCAGTGCATCAACAGTTGTATCATCCTCTTCAACAACATTCTCATTTGCTAACCCACAAAATTTGCATGTACAATTTGGGCAGTGCCAATCACCTGGAGGAAGCATCTGCAATGAGAAAAAAAAGTATTAATACCTAATCATGAGTGTACAATcagaatgaaattattttgcaagttcacaaaactcaaaaggaaaaaaaatttgacaaatacTAACACTGTCTTAGCTTGCATTTTAGAGTAAACTGGATCAAATTTGTATCCACAACTTTCAGAGCATCAGAAGCTCTAAACAAGATTTTCCTTTCCAAAATTTACATGCAATATCTTTGAATTGATGATATGGTACTTTGAACAACTAAAATTACAACTGAAACGCAAAAGCTCAACCATAACAGCAAAGTAGTTTAAGCATGACTGCAAAAAGGCAGTCTCCCTCACCAAACATATATGAGTTACAATCCTGATAAAGAGCATCAGAAGTGTTTGGAGTGTTTGGAGCTAACTCAGATCATTCAACCTCTCTCTCCATTGATCCATAAAATTCAAGTATTATGCTACCCGTGTcttccccccaaaaaaaaaaagaaaggtacCTGTGTCAAGACTTACGAAGAATGATTTCCCATGCCACAAAAAGACACAACAAATGCCACAATGCATATACAAAATTAAAGATGTTACTACAGCcttcatcaaaataaaaataaaaataaaaagatgttACTACAATCTCTAAACCTTTTCTTTCAAAAGTAAACCTCACTTCACCGGACTTCATAGGTAGAAGGGAAAAATTAACCCAATGACCCAAAATATATGACAAAAGAAGATGATTGTAGAAAATGGACTGTTGAAAATATACAGCGCCAGCATATGCTGCACTCTGCAGAAAAATAACGCGACATACCCGTATATTCAAGCAGCTCTGATGAAATGTTGATGGACAGCTATCGCAACAGATCAAATCCCCGCCATCCCCACAGATGCCACAAGTATCATCATCTGGATCGTCACCGTCGACTTCTACGGAGTGGAAGCCAATGCGTTCAGTAACCTTTTGTCTATTCCATGCATCTAATTGACACTGCAGAAGGGAAACGCCAGAGTccaaacatatattttgaaatgGCTGGCGCAACTTGCTTCCTGCATGAATCTCAAATTTTGAAGTTGTGAGGATTTTACTACAGCAACCGCAGTGAATTCCATCTCTTGTAATCCACCCCTCCAGCATCACTTTAGTCCTTCGGCGATTCATATACTGCACCTTTTGGCTCAATTGAACAGTTCCTGAGTCAATCAGCCAGGAAAGCAACGTCCGTTTCCCAGTATATGGAACAAAGCCATCACTTTCCGAGTTGACCCCATAATTAGAACCACGAACCAACAAAGTGCACCTTCCAAGCTTTCTACTTTTCCTTTCATGTGGCATATGCGAACTTGATCCTGAAGACGGTTTTTCAATACTTTCGTGTGGATGATTTGAGTTCACATTGGCCAAACCATTTTCACTCATTTTCCCCTTGAACGACTTACCACCCTGCTTTAAGTAGGTGCTTAGTTTCTCCTCATAACTAACACTATCCATGCTCTCTGGATCACGCTTGATACTTGCGGATCTTTTCATACGGACTCCTCTCGCATTTTCACCCTCAGCATCAGCCCTTTGcttccttttcatttctttctcaaTCTTCTTTCGAGTTTTCCTTGTTAATTGGCTGAGTACATCATCAGTTATAGGTTGAACCCCACTAGGTTTAGCCTCAT
This Pyrus communis chromosome 6, drPyrComm1.1, whole genome shotgun sequence DNA region includes the following protein-coding sequences:
- the LOC137736923 gene encoding uncharacterized protein — translated: MDEGVRSVGPSGVLVKKNSSGCLIVRKKPEGLSGAVGSSSARKVFEPKDKKRSRLVLSDSGSSDEIPPRRKVEPETIRVSNGLRAVDKGIAEDSEFSQKRERFDPVRRSEDGMIGKGYLDESGGKRSKLEVYEFDEYDAEISRRKRFNDGVGEFGGRRFSGAIPVPLSGIKREFESGSRRHVVDKRKNLYFDRTTSLNRDHTDRGRFEMNRDGAQLPLLRDKFTGQSEESIRLQGKNGVLKVMVKKKKNAGGPLENYNFRKSEENRKALSDNIAKSAIIPPFYSEPKLIEKPVSVVRTVKNHPNVRKSLPSLNSKGSDWDSEDSDTSLKLGPKSVEASKPVKRVVCKDEGAPSCEKTPPSRIKEGKVKRGSGTEKQKLRERIREMLLSAGWTIDYRPRRNRDYLDAVYINPAGTAYWSIIKAYDALQKQLNEEENEAKPSGVQPITDDVLSQLTRKTRKKIEKEMKRKQRADAEGENARGVRMKRSASIKRDPESMDSVSYEEKLSTYLKQGGKSFKGKMSENGLANVNSNHPHESIEKPSSGSSSHMPHERKSRKLGRCTLLVRGSNYGVNSESDGFVPYTGKRTLLSWLIDSGTVQLSQKVQYMNRRRTKVMLEGWITRDGIHCGCCSKILTTSKFEIHAGSKLRQPFQNICLDSGVSLLQCQLDAWNRQKVTERIGFHSVEVDGDDPDDDTCGICGDGGDLICCDSCPSTFHQSCLNIRMLPPGDWHCPNCTCKFCGLANENVVEEDDTTVDALLTCCLCGKKCHISCCQEMDGSPADPPSLDSSFCGQKCRELFENLKKYLGVKHELEAGFSWTLVHRTDEDEGFPQRIECNSKLAVALTVMDECFLPIVDRRSGINLIHNVLYNCGSNFNRLNYSGFYTAILERGDEIISAASIRFHGTKLAEMPYIGTRHIYRRQGMCRRLFCAIESALCSLKVEKLVIPAIAELMHTWTEVFGFIPVEESFKQEMRSMNMLVFPGIDMLQKLLVDQGNEGNVTADPGLKQLECKGKDLIKHGSGSKSDSGSPASIDPRGSDETSLPHINETFDEGTAMVSGSRCLGVSLNDTPVMSGSLDGSDELKNLDSTERSVSSDSLFGAELPGSTLDKECPIDTTQETATGDKPVLDSPVEDKTQSTSRGPGEAPAEEDEPALDSPVEDKMQSTSQGPGEAPAIEDEPVLDDSHEENVDAPCLQPIPSSEETFAENPAEEVNGNQDSSFCGANESSLPNNCDLNIQLDCEAKNKSYVASEVASDARWCEKSIPQASSDGSKADSGNAESGSV